A window of the Paenibacillus woosongensis genome harbors these coding sequences:
- the pdaA gene encoding delta-lactam-biosynthetic de-N-acetylase, with protein MRMALLTAMAVCCLLGILPIGTAASASAAADGPYHFGFKRSVGGQLPSIDEEGFKPIVDKHGAIFLGDTSRKDLFLTFDNGYENGYTAPILDTLKAKKVPAIFFVTGHFVKDQPALVKRMTAEGHIVGNHSWSHPDMTTISDAQIKEELERVNKEIVALTGQSDMGYLRPPRGIFNERTLRVTKELGYTNVFWSAAYKDWDTKDQKGSGYAFKKVVGQLHPGAVILLHSVSKDNMEALGSIIDEARRQGYEFRALPELEGIKLPF; from the coding sequence ATGAGAATGGCGTTGTTGACGGCGATGGCGGTATGCTGTCTCCTGGGCATCCTGCCGATCGGGACGGCAGCTTCGGCCTCGGCCGCAGCAGACGGGCCTTATCATTTCGGCTTTAAGCGGAGCGTGGGCGGGCAGCTTCCCTCTATCGACGAGGAGGGATTTAAACCGATCGTCGATAAGCATGGCGCAATCTTTCTGGGCGATACCTCACGCAAGGATTTATTCCTGACGTTCGACAATGGTTATGAGAACGGTTATACGGCACCGATTCTTGATACGCTTAAAGCGAAAAAGGTGCCGGCGATATTTTTTGTCACCGGGCATTTTGTAAAAGATCAGCCTGCGCTCGTCAAACGGATGACCGCCGAAGGGCATATCGTCGGGAACCACTCGTGGAGCCATCCGGACATGACGACCATCTCCGACGCACAGATCAAGGAAGAGCTGGAACGGGTAAATAAAGAGATCGTCGCTTTGACTGGACAGAGCGATATGGGATACCTTCGCCCCCCGCGAGGCATCTTTAACGAACGGACGCTGCGAGTGACGAAAGAGCTTGGCTACACCAATGTCTTCTGGTCCGCAGCCTACAAGGACTGGGATACGAAGGATCAGAAGGGAAGCGGCTATGCGTTCAAGAAGGTAGTTGGGCAGCTGCATCCGGGAGCCGTAATTTTGCTGCACTCGGTATCGAAGGATAACATGGAGGCACTGGGTTCCATCATCGACGAGGCTAGGCGGCAAGGCTATGAATTCAGAGCACTCCCTGAGCTGGAGGGAATTAAGCTGCCATTTTAG
- a CDS encoding MarR family winged helix-turn-helix transcriptional regulator has translation MIMGDDPVAQRLIDALHRFRRADWHKMAVGGWNNSEIKMLLCIQYGCTQDERGSSVSSLSSMMEVTSPTITQLIKNLERGGLVTRYNDQEDRRVVRVKLTEQGKAVTKQAKEDVARRFKELYERLGKEKTEQLASLLEQVYEHLEAGMKEKSDIYRESGDDGR, from the coding sequence ATGATTATGGGCGACGATCCGGTAGCCCAGAGGCTTATTGATGCGCTTCACCGTTTTCGCCGGGCAGACTGGCACAAGATGGCGGTTGGCGGATGGAACAATAGCGAAATCAAAATGCTGCTCTGCATCCAGTATGGGTGCACTCAGGATGAGAGAGGCTCATCCGTCTCTTCACTAAGCTCCATGATGGAGGTTACCTCGCCGACCATTACCCAGCTCATCAAGAATCTGGAACGCGGGGGGCTGGTCACCCGGTATAACGACCAGGAGGACCGGCGCGTTGTCAGAGTGAAGCTGACGGAGCAGGGAAAGGCTGTGACAAAGCAGGCCAAGGAGGATGTAGCGCGCAGATTCAAGGAGCTGTACGAGCGTCTGGGAAAAGAGAAGACGGAGCAGCTGGCCTCGCTGCTTGAACAGGTCTATGAGCATTTGGAGGCTGGTATGAAAGAGAAGAGCGACATTTATAGGGAAAGTGGAGATGATGGACGATGA
- a CDS encoding oxidoreductase: MAIQVGLIGFGLSGSVFHAPLIDRSEGMTLAAVVSSQPAKVKGIYPQAKVYEDVETLLSDPDIQLVVVSSPNLTHYEYAAHALEAGKHVVVEKPFTNSSAEADRLIALAKEKKLLLTVYHNRRWDNDFLTISRLLDSGVLGSVSYYEAHFDRFRPEVTGRWREQDLPGSGILYDLGSHLIDQALTLFGKPNTVWADLRKERKGSKANDYFHLVLGYSNLRVVLHSGSLVREQGPRFILHGDRGSFIKHGFDPQEAQLRKGSGPGDENWGRDNEANYGKLTTDIGGLAVSGTVETLTGSYETFYRKLADAISAGQPSPVAAEDARDVIRIIELAMESHSQGRVLPLDHRG; this comes from the coding sequence ATGGCAATTCAGGTAGGACTTATCGGTTTCGGCCTATCGGGCTCCGTATTTCACGCTCCGCTCATTGATCGGTCGGAAGGTATGACGCTCGCTGCCGTCGTATCTTCTCAGCCAGCTAAAGTGAAGGGAATTTATCCCCAAGCGAAGGTATATGAGGATGTAGAAACACTGCTGAGCGATCCGGATATTCAGCTTGTGGTCGTATCCAGTCCGAATTTAACCCATTATGAATATGCGGCCCATGCGCTGGAGGCAGGCAAGCATGTCGTCGTGGAGAAGCCATTTACGAATAGCTCGGCGGAAGCGGATCGTTTGATCGCGCTTGCTAAGGAGAAGAAGCTGCTGCTTACGGTTTATCATAATCGGCGTTGGGATAATGATTTCTTGACTATTAGCCGCCTGCTGGATTCAGGCGTACTGGGCAGCGTTTCGTACTACGAAGCTCACTTCGACCGCTTTCGGCCGGAAGTGACCGGACGCTGGCGCGAACAGGATTTACCGGGCTCGGGTATTCTCTATGATCTCGGTTCGCATCTGATTGATCAGGCTTTGACGTTATTTGGAAAACCGAACACCGTATGGGCGGACTTGCGCAAGGAACGCAAAGGCAGCAAGGCTAATGATTATTTTCACCTTGTGCTCGGCTATTCGAACCTGCGGGTCGTCCTTCATTCCGGATCATTGGTACGGGAGCAAGGCCCGCGCTTCATTCTGCACGGGGATCGAGGCAGCTTCATCAAGCACGGATTCGACCCGCAGGAAGCTCAGCTCCGGAAAGGGTCAGGCCCTGGCGACGAGAATTGGGGCCGGGATAACGAAGCGAATTATGGCAAGCTGACCACGGATATCGGCGGCCTCGCTGTCAGCGGAACGGTGGAGACGCTGACGGGGAGCTATGAAACATTCTACCGGAAGCTGGCAGATGCCATTAGCGCAGGACAGCCTTCTCCTGTCGCGGCCGAAGATGCCCGTGATGTGATTCGGATTATCGAGCTGGCTATGGAGAGCCACTCCCAGGGACGGGTGCTTCCCCTGGATCACCGCGGCTAA